One Halostella limicola genomic window carries:
- a CDS encoding potassium channel family protein translates to MYIIVVGAGNIGTPLIDMATRDENEVVVIEKDGAKADAAAREYDCLVLNDDATEMETLEDAGVDRADALISTTDQDAANIMVCLLATEREVPAIVSVVHNPEHMNLFRRIGVNTIEHPQSLIAGYLYRAVKRPSIKDYMRVGDTAEVFEITVDDDAPIANKTLIEADEAGLLPQGVLIVAIERNGKGDPITPRGDTEIHVDDLLTVYSQDGATPDVTNIFGHYEDHDFA, encoded by the coding sequence ATGTACATCATCGTCGTCGGTGCGGGGAATATCGGCACCCCGCTTATCGATATGGCAACACGCGACGAGAACGAGGTCGTCGTGATCGAGAAAGACGGGGCGAAGGCCGACGCGGCCGCGCGGGAGTACGACTGCCTGGTTCTCAACGACGACGCGACGGAGATGGAGACCCTGGAGGACGCCGGCGTCGACCGCGCCGACGCGCTCATAAGCACGACCGACCAGGACGCGGCGAACATCATGGTCTGTCTGCTGGCCACGGAGCGCGAGGTGCCGGCGATCGTCTCGGTGGTGCACAACCCCGAACACATGAACCTCTTCCGGCGGATCGGCGTCAACACGATCGAACATCCCCAGAGCCTCATCGCCGGGTACCTCTACCGGGCTGTCAAGCGCCCCTCGATCAAGGACTACATGCGCGTCGGCGACACCGCCGAGGTGTTCGAGATCACGGTCGACGACGACGCGCCGATCGCGAACAAGACGCTCATCGAGGCCGACGAGGCGGGCCTCCTGCCGCAGGGCGTGCTCATCGTCGCGATTGAGCGAAACGGCAAGGGAGACCCGATCACGCCCCGCGGCGACACCGAGATACACGTCGACGACCTGCTGACGGTGTACTCGCAGGACGGCGCGACGCCGGACGTGACGAACATCTTCGGTCACTACGAGGACCACGACTTCGCATAG
- a CDS encoding TrkH family potassium uptake protein, with protein MVRDDSRRVPAPIATISRDVGSLLLIEALLMTVTVGVALAFREYYSALAFLIAGGVTAGVGGAARFGFADAPDPRMKHGMVIAASGWLATALFGALGFFLTAHLTPESVAAGYVPAGAEYSESSLRYFENPLHATFESMSGWTGSGLTMAVHEPSLPYALQWWRSLIQWVGGVGVIVLTVSILSRPGSGSYALYKSETREEKIHPSVVSTVRTVWAIFLIYTLFSVVALFLAIYWTQDYTVFTAFWQGLNHAMTGLATGGFSVTDNSIATYDSPLIEGVFLPIMTLGAIAFPIHYGVLNGRNPRLLTSDLQTRWLLVLLGAGVVVLSIQNLGVEPVSSAAFDGSSDAVRDSTFQWISALTCTGFQSSPIGEWSPGGKLVVSVAMVIGGAAGSTVGGIKIVRGYTVARGIKWQFSRVFLPSSAVVHAHIGDRVLDRGEMEREFSEAAIVTILWVILLIASSLVMVNATGATYASALFEVASAQGNVGLSAGITGPDMPAVTEAMFLLNMWVGRLEIIPVLVFARSILYGLEP; from the coding sequence ATGGTCCGCGACGATTCCCGACGGGTACCGGCCCCGATAGCCACGATTAGCCGCGACGTCGGGTCGCTGCTGCTGATCGAGGCACTGCTGATGACCGTGACCGTCGGGGTGGCGCTCGCCTTCCGCGAGTACTATTCTGCGCTCGCGTTCCTGATCGCCGGCGGGGTCACCGCCGGCGTCGGCGGCGCGGCCCGGTTCGGCTTCGCGGACGCCCCCGATCCGCGGATGAAACACGGGATGGTGATCGCCGCGAGCGGCTGGCTCGCCACCGCGCTGTTCGGCGCGCTCGGCTTCTTCCTCACCGCGCACCTGACGCCCGAGAGCGTCGCCGCGGGCTACGTGCCGGCGGGCGCGGAGTACTCGGAGTCGAGCCTCCGGTACTTCGAGAACCCGCTCCACGCCACGTTCGAGAGCATGAGCGGGTGGACGGGGAGCGGACTCACGATGGCGGTACACGAGCCCTCGCTCCCCTACGCGCTCCAGTGGTGGCGCTCGCTCATCCAGTGGGTCGGCGGCGTGGGCGTCATCGTCCTCACCGTCTCCATCCTCTCTCGGCCGGGCAGCGGGAGCTACGCGCTGTACAAGAGCGAGACCCGCGAGGAGAAGATCCACCCGAGCGTCGTCTCGACGGTGCGGACCGTCTGGGCGATATTCCTCATCTACACGCTGTTCTCGGTCGTCGCGCTCTTTCTCGCGATCTACTGGACGCAGGACTACACGGTGTTCACCGCGTTCTGGCAGGGGCTCAACCACGCGATGACCGGCCTCGCGACCGGCGGGTTCAGCGTGACGGACAACTCCATCGCCACCTACGACTCGCCGCTGATCGAGGGCGTCTTCCTGCCGATCATGACGCTCGGCGCGATCGCCTTCCCGATCCACTACGGCGTGTTGAACGGCCGGAACCCGCGCCTGCTGACCTCTGACCTGCAGACGCGGTGGCTGCTGGTCCTGCTCGGCGCCGGCGTCGTCGTCCTCTCGATCCAGAACCTCGGCGTCGAACCCGTCTCGTCCGCCGCGTTCGACGGCTCGTCGGACGCCGTCCGCGACTCGACGTTCCAGTGGATCAGCGCGCTGACCTGCACCGGGTTCCAGTCCTCGCCCATCGGCGAGTGGAGCCCCGGCGGCAAACTCGTCGTCAGCGTCGCGATGGTCATCGGCGGCGCGGCCGGGTCGACGGTCGGCGGGATCAAGATCGTCCGCGGCTACACCGTCGCGCGCGGCATCAAGTGGCAGTTCTCGCGCGTGTTCCTGCCGTCGTCGGCGGTCGTCCACGCGCACATCGGTGACCGCGTCCTGGACCGCGGCGAGATGGAACGCGAGTTCAGCGAGGCGGCCATCGTCACCATCCTCTGGGTCATCCTGCTGATCGCGAGCAGTCTCGTGATGGTGAACGCCACGGGCGCTACCTACGCCAGCGCGCTGTTCGAGGTGGCGAGCGCGCAGGGGAACGTCGGACTCTCCGCGGGGATCACCGGTCCCGACATGCCCGCCGTCACGGAGGCGATGTTCCTCCTGAACATGTGGGTCGGCCGCCTGGAGATCATCCCGGTGCTGGTGTTCGCCCGGTCGATCCTGTACGGGCTGGAGCCGTAG